A DNA window from Molothrus ater isolate BHLD 08-10-18 breed brown headed cowbird chromosome 2, BPBGC_Mater_1.1, whole genome shotgun sequence contains the following coding sequences:
- the TNFRSF1A gene encoding tumor necrosis factor receptor superfamily member 1A, with protein sequence MRGPALPRSSLGTVILIFVCVLTKESVEITPVPYRVQVRRVALDGKDPSNSLRREKKQMQCQLGQYLHPKKTHCCMRCHAGTYKAKDCEGPDQATVCLPCANGTFTAVDNTMSKCFQCKRCRTALQQIVETPCTPKQDTVCGCQKNQYLIDSESEYFQCRNCSSCADGIIASCSKNKDAICRCKPQFFLSRSNICKPCNSCTGEDCLLCPSPVTTSPISSGLNGNLVLGTLVAIFGVIFVLCIARKVGKLVQKRETGPFYSCVFPLRTKEPVSEVEEKNEISTLFPESQKETELPINATHPSDPLPQSSHEFPDCVRPARKTQLPDTPAVLYTVVDHVPPSRWKEFVRRLGLSDCDLERIELEHRRLRDAQYEMLRLWRLRMGRAATVEHISCVLNQMELSGCSEAVQEALLNQNSPQPCSLHNHL encoded by the exons GTTATTCTAATATTTGTCTGTGTGTTGACAAAGGAATCTGTAGAAATTACTCCAGTGCCATATAGAGTGCAAGTCCGTCGGGTAGCTTTGGATGGAAAAGACCCCTCTAACTCtttgaggagagaaaagaaacagatgcAATGTCAACTGGGACAATACCTACACCCCAAAAAGACCCACTGCTGCATGAGGTGTCATGCAG GTACCTACAAGGCAAAAGACTGTGAAGGGCCTGACCAGGCAACTGTCTGTCTTCCATGTGCCAATGGCACATTCACAGCTGTTGATAACACCATGTCTAAATGCTTCCAGTGCAAACGCTGCCGTAcag cACTCCAGCAGATAGTAGAgaccccctgcaccccaaagcAAGATACTGTATGTGGCTGTCAGAAGAATCAGTATCTGATTGATTCTGAGTCTGAATACTTCCAGTGTAGGAACTGCAGCTCATGTGCCGATGGGATTATTGCCAGCT gTTCAAAGAACAAAGATGCAATTTGCAGGTGTAAGCCTCAATTCTTCCTGTCACGTAGTAATATTTGCAAGCCTTGCAACAG CTGCACTGGAGAAGACTGCTTGCTGTGTCCTAGCCCAGTCACTACCTCACCGATCTCATCTGGGCTGA ATGGAAACCTTGTACTTGGCACCCTTGTTGCAATATTTGGAGTTATCTTTGTCCTCTGCATTGCACGTAAAGTAGGGAAGCTGGTCCAGAAACGTGAGACAGGGCCTTTCTACTCCTGTG TTTTTCCACTGAGAACCAAGGAGCCAGTATCAGAG gttgaggaaaaaaatgaaatttccacCCTTTTTCCTGAGTCCCAGAAGGAAACAGAATTGCCAATAAATGCAACCCACCCATCTGACCCTCTGCCACAGAGTTCACATGAGTTTCCAGACTGTGTCAGACCTGCCAGGAAGACACAGCTTCCAGACA cccctgctgttCTGTACACGGTGGTGGACCATGTGCCGCCGTCGCGGTGGAAGGAGTTTGTGCGGCGCCTGGGGCTGAGCGACTGCGACCTGGAGCGGATTGAGCTGGAGCACCGGCGCCTGCGAGACGCCCAGTATGAAATGCTCCGGCTCTGGAGACTGCGCATGGGCCGTGCCGCCACCGTGGAGCACATCAGCTGCGTTCTCAACCAGATGGAGCTCAGTGGCTGCAGCGAAGCTGTTCAAGAAGCTTTGCTCAACCAGAACTCTCCTCAGCCTTGCAGCCTCCACAACCATCTTTAA
- the METTL16 gene encoding RNA N6-adenosine-methyltransferase METTL16, which produces MALNKSMHARNRYKDKPPDFAYLAGKYPEFQQHVQTTLAGRVSLNFKDPEAVRALTCTLLKEDFGLTIDIPVERLIPTVPLRLNYIHWVEDLIGHRDADKQTLRRGIDIGTGASCIYPLLGATLNGWYFLATEVDDMCFNYAKKNVEQNNLSDLIKVVKVPQKTLLMDALKEESEIIYDFCMCNPPFFANQLEAKGVNSRNPRRPPPSSVNTGGITEIMAEGGELEFVKRIIHDSLQLKKRLRWYSCMLGKKCSLAPLKEELRIQGVPKVTHTEFCQGRTMRWALAWSFYDDVQVPSPPSKRRKLEKPRKPITFMVLASTVKELSVKAAAVGWDVVEAIAVVRAWVEKILTDLKVQHKRVPCGKDEISLFVTAIENSWIHLRRKKRERVRQLRELPRASEDILQAMEEEKNSQKSVSNNSDCENPKAEDSEMAPDEDVQMTAGDEQPEESAAKEEHSDPVKEEEMEAKQGETSHGRGSSDVKEEPCPSEEAGNLTVGKEPGPKETSGGFLFKCLMNVKKEGNDVVVEMHWVEGQNRDLMNQLCTYLRNQILRLVAS; this is translated from the exons ATGGCCCTCAACAAGTCCATGCACGCCCGCAACCGCTACAAGGACAAACCCCCCGACTTCGCCTACCTGGCTGGCAAGTACCCCGAGTTCCAGCAGCACGTGCAGACCACCCTGGCGGGCAGGGTGAG CCTGAACTTCAAGGATCCCGAGGCCGTGAGGGCTCTGACATGCACCCTGCTGAAGGAGGATTTCGGGCTGACCATCGATATCCCCGTGGAAAGGCTCATTCCCACCGTCCCCTTGAGGCTGAACTACATCCACTGGGTGGAGGATCTCATCGGCCACCGGGATGCTGACAAGCAAACCCTGAGACGAGGCATTGACATAG ggacaggggcatcCTGTATATACCCATTGCTTGGAGCAACTTTGAATGGCTGGTATTTCCTTGCAACAGAAGTGGATGACATGTGCTTCAATTATGCCAAGAAGAATGTGGAACAGAATAACTTGTCTGATCTTATAAAAG TGGTTAAGGTACCACAGAAAACTCTTCTAATGGATGCACTGAAAGAGGAATCTGAGATCATTTATGATTTCTGCATGTGCAACCCCCCCTTTTTTGCCAACCAGTTGGAAGCTAAG GGAGTTAATTCTCGAAATCCACGGCgtccccctcccagctctgtaAATACAGGAGGGATCACAGAAATCATGGCTGAGGGAGGAGAACTAGAATTTGTCAAAAGAATTATTCATGATAGTCTCCAACTTAAAAAGAGGTTACG ATGGTACAGTTGCATGTTGGGTAAGAAATGCAGTTTGGCACCACTGAAAGAAGAACTTCGAATCCAGGGG GTCCCTAAAGTCACTCACACGGAATTCTGCCAGGGACGCACCATGAGATGGGCACTGGCCTGGAGTTTCTATGATGATGTGCAAGTGCCT tCACCTCCctctaaaagaagaaaattagaaaaaccACGAAAACCAATTACATTCATGGTTTTGGCTTCTACAGTCAAAGAGTTGTCTGtcaaagctgcagctgtgggctgggatgTTGTAGAAGCTATTGCTGTGGTTAGAGCCTGGGTAGAGAAGATTCTCACTGATCTGAAG GTTCAGCATAAACGTGTTCCGTGTGGAAAAGATGAAATCAGCCTCTTTGTCACTGCCATTGAAAACTCCTGGATTCATTTGAGGAGAAAGAAACGAGAGAGAGTAAGGCAATTACGAGAACTTCCTCGAGCTTCTGAAGATATTCTGCAAGCaatggaggaggaaaagaacagCCAGAAGAGCGTGAGCAACAACTCAGACTGTGAAAACCCCAAGGCTGAAGACTCTGAAATGGCACCTGATGAGGATGTCCAGATGACAGCAGGTGATGAGCAACCAGAGGAATCTGCTGCCAAAGAAGAGCACAGTGATCCTGTGAAGGAAGAGGAGATGGAAGCAAAGCAGGGAGAAACATCACATGGGAGAGGTTCCAGTGATGTGAAGGAGGAACCTTGCCCTTCAGAGGAAGCTGGCAATCTGACAGTGGGAAAAGAGCCTGGCCCTAAAGAAACTAGTGGGGGTTTTCTCTTCAAGTGTTTAATGAACgtgaagaaagaaggaaatgatGTAGTAGTAGAAATGCACTGGGTTGAAGGACAGAACAGAGACTTGATGAACCAGCTGTGCACGTACTTGCGGAACCAAATTCTTCGATTGGTTGCTAGTTAG